In a genomic window of Gossypium arboreum isolate Shixiya-1 chromosome 7, ASM2569848v2, whole genome shotgun sequence:
- the LOC108485715 gene encoding cytosolic sulfotransferase 5-like, producing the protein MDSFLPSPDCDTISKTYNGQIDSHLVQKTNERYREILPNLPRGKGWMTEHLVQYQGVWLTPNAALKGLMWVQGHFKPQSTDILLASFPKTGTTWLKALTFATINRTRYGFADHPLLTTVPHGCLPFLEACPNDLDGFPSPRLLSTHIPYTLLPNSMTGNQSCRFVYICRDPKDVLVSKWLFMNKLRPKELAPISLEEAFELFCQGISHYGPYWDHVLGYWKASLETPEQVLLLKYEELKEEPSVVVKRLGEFLGHPFSLEEESKGVVEEIMKLCSFENLSNLGVNKSSVLKLSTQIIVDNRHFFRKGKVGDGKSYLTDEMIKRINEITSEKLLGSGLVFDS; encoded by the coding sequence ATGGATTCTTTTCTACCCTCTCCTGACTGTGACACCATCTCCAAGACCTACAATGGCCAAATTGATTCACATTTGGTCCAAAAAACCAATGAAAGATATAGAGAAATACTCCCCAATCTTCCCAGAGGCAAAGGCTGGATGACAGAACATCTGGTTCAATACCAAGGTGTATGGCTAACCCCTAATGCCGCTTTAAAAGGTTTGATGTGGGTCCAAGGCCACTTCAAGCCTCAATCCACTGATATTTTGTTAGCCAGCTTCCCAAAAACCGGCACCACTTGGCTCAAGGCACTTACTTTCGCTACCATCAACCGCACCCGCTACGGTTTTGCCGACCACCCTTTGCTCACCACCGTTCCTCATGGTTGCTTGCCTTTCTTGGAGGCTTGCCCAAACGATCTTGATGGGTTCCCTTCACCACGTCTTCTTTCAACTCATATCCCTTACACTTTGTTACCAAATTCCATGACTGGTAATCAAAGTTGCAGGTTCGTTTACATTTGCAGGGACCCTAAAGACGTGCTTGTTTCGAAATGGCTCTTCATGAACAAGCTGAGGCCAAAAGAATTGGCTCCCATTTCACTTGAGGAAGCATTTGAGTTGTTTTGCCAAGGGATATCCCATTATGGACCTTATTGGGATCATGTTTTAGGGTATTGGAAAGCAAGCTTAGAAACCCCAGAACAGGTATTGTTATTGAAGTATGAAGAGTTGAAGGAGGAGCCCTCTGTTGTTGTTAAGAGATTAGGTGAGTTTCTTGGTCACCCTTTTTCGTTAGAGGAAGAAAGTAAAGGAGTGGTTGAAGAAATAATGAAACTATGTAgttttgagaatttgagcaaCTTGGGAGTGAATAAATCGAGTGTACTAAAGCTCAGTACACAGATTATAGTTGATAATCGCCATTTTTTCAGAAAGGGAAAAGTTGGAGATGGGAAGAGTTATTTGACAGATGAGATGATAAAGCGTATCAATGAGATAACATCTGAGAAGTTACTTGGCTCCGGATTGGTATTTGACAGCTAA